One Pseudorhodoplanes sinuspersici DNA segment encodes these proteins:
- a CDS encoding lytic murein transglycosylase has product MIIQIVVRLCLVLSVVAAGGLPAHAQSDANFQKFLQSLWPDAQAMGVSRRTFDEATRGLKFNQSLPDLVIPGKPKEAPRGQAEFERTPAQYLSESSLARLTAQGQKLATEHKATLAAIQKRFGVPPPVVLAIWGRETNYGNVKLPYNTIEVLAAQAYMGRRKEMFRRELLLAMKILEEQHVAFKDMKASWAGAMGHTQFLPTDFLKYAVDQDGDGHRDIWTSVPDSLGSAASQLLAKGWDRGKRWGFEVRLPANVDCSIAEPDTKMTVAEWIKRGYAPLTHKPTREELGEEASLFLPAGLKGPAFLTLKNFYVFKGYNFADLYALFVGHLSDRIAGGKNFATPWGKIEQARSDYIETIQRHLTKAGFYSDKIDGKAGMKTRSALGAWQKAAGLPLDCWPSRALAEQMQAAR; this is encoded by the coding sequence ATGATAATCCAGATCGTTGTTCGCCTGTGTCTGGTGCTGTCGGTGGTCGCCGCGGGTGGTTTGCCGGCGCACGCGCAGAGCGATGCCAACTTTCAGAAATTCCTGCAATCGCTGTGGCCGGATGCGCAAGCGATGGGCGTCTCGCGCAGGACGTTCGATGAGGCAACCCGCGGGCTGAAGTTCAACCAATCGCTGCCCGACCTCGTCATTCCGGGGAAGCCGAAGGAGGCGCCGCGCGGACAGGCGGAATTCGAGCGCACGCCGGCGCAATATCTGTCGGAATCATCGCTCGCCCGATTGACGGCACAGGGACAGAAGCTCGCCACCGAGCACAAGGCCACATTGGCTGCGATCCAAAAGCGCTTCGGTGTGCCGCCGCCCGTTGTGCTCGCGATCTGGGGACGCGAAACCAATTACGGCAACGTCAAGCTGCCCTACAACACGATCGAGGTGCTGGCCGCTCAAGCCTATATGGGCCGGCGCAAGGAGATGTTCCGGCGCGAATTGCTGCTGGCGATGAAAATCCTGGAGGAGCAGCATGTCGCCTTCAAAGACATGAAGGCATCATGGGCGGGCGCGATGGGACACACGCAATTCCTGCCGACCGATTTTCTCAAGTATGCGGTGGATCAGGACGGCGACGGCCATCGCGATATCTGGACCTCGGTCCCGGATTCGCTCGGATCGGCGGCGAGCCAGCTTCTCGCCAAGGGCTGGGATCGCGGCAAGCGCTGGGGCTTCGAAGTGCGCCTGCCTGCAAATGTCGATTGCTCCATTGCCGAGCCCGATACCAAGATGACGGTCGCCGAATGGATCAAGCGCGGCTATGCGCCCCTGACCCACAAGCCGACTCGCGAGGAACTTGGCGAGGAAGCTTCATTGTTTCTGCCAGCCGGCCTGAAAGGGCCGGCGTTCCTGACGCTGAAGAATTTCTACGTGTTCAAGGGTTATAACTTCGCCGATCTCTATGCGCTGTTCGTCGGCCACCTCTCCGATCGCATTGCCGGCGGCAAAAACTTCGCAACGCCATGGGGCAAGATCGAACAGGCGCGATCCGACTATATCGAGACAATCCAGCGGCACCTGACCAAGGCCGGTTTCTACAGCGACAAGATCGACGGCAAGGCCGGGATGAAAACGCGCTCCGCGCTCGGCGCCTGGCAGAAGGCGGCGGGCCTGCCGCTGGATTGCTGGCCCTCGCGTGCTCTGGCCGAGCAGATGCAGGCGGCTCGATAG
- a CDS encoding NUDIX hydrolase has product MAKKKTKTKSTNRDPILAAGGIVTRGRAKPVFAVVRLRRQKSWVLPKGKLNKDETAIAAARREVIEETGHDVAIQEYLGSLAYVTSGRPKVVKFWRMEASRKPVAKLMKDVSAVRWLPLDQAIKKLTHEREREFLTRVGPQTREQLREAKDRRRKQRAAPPAPSKPVVKPVNGGPGLRRHSDETGGLRVKAGATPREFVQALWRWLGR; this is encoded by the coding sequence ATGGCGAAGAAGAAGACGAAAACGAAAAGCACAAATCGTGATCCGATCCTGGCGGCAGGCGGCATTGTTACGCGCGGCCGCGCCAAACCGGTTTTTGCCGTCGTGCGGTTGCGTCGCCAGAAGAGCTGGGTGCTGCCAAAGGGCAAGCTCAACAAGGACGAGACGGCTATCGCGGCGGCAAGGCGCGAGGTGATCGAGGAGACCGGCCATGACGTCGCCATCCAGGAATATCTCGGCTCACTCGCCTATGTGACGTCTGGCCGTCCGAAAGTTGTAAAATTTTGGCGCATGGAGGCGAGCCGCAAGCCTGTCGCCAAGCTCATGAAGGACGTCAGCGCGGTTCGCTGGCTGCCGCTGGATCAGGCGATCAAGAAACTGACCCACGAGCGGGAGCGGGAATTTCTGACCAGGGTTGGTCCGCAAACGCGCGAGCAACTGCGAGAGGCAAAGGACAGGCGCAGAAAGCAGCGGGCTGCACCGCCTGCGCCTAGCAAACCTGTGGTGAAGCCCGTGAATGGTGGCCCTGGGCTACGGCGACATTCGGACGAGACCGGGGGCCTAAGGGTCAAAGCCGGGGCGACCCCGAGGGAATTCGTGCAGGCGCTCTGGCGCTGGCTTGGGCGGTAA
- a CDS encoding phosphatase PAP2 family protein, with translation MNVNSRIAIWWSSIRGRTLEELVPYASLAVIAALLFGFGKLAGEVLDGDTRSFDERVLRMLRNPNDLADPIGPDWLEGAVRDITSLGSFSVLTIVTLSVIIYLLIDGKRAAAAFVFLAIAGGGILSELLKHVFARPRPELVAHLVDVKTMSFPSGHAMLSAVTFLTLGALLTRIQGRRRLKAYLLSLAIFLTILVGLSRLYLGVHWPTDVLAGWCAGAAWAMGCWLLATWLQSRGQIESPNANGK, from the coding sequence ATGAATGTGAATTCCCGTATCGCCATCTGGTGGTCTTCCATTCGCGGGCGCACGCTCGAAGAACTCGTGCCCTATGCGAGCCTTGCAGTTATTGCGGCGCTGCTGTTCGGCTTCGGCAAATTAGCCGGTGAAGTGCTCGACGGCGATACGCGTTCTTTCGATGAACGCGTGCTGCGCATGTTGCGCAATCCGAACGATCTTGCCGACCCGATCGGCCCCGATTGGCTCGAAGGTGCCGTTCGCGATATCACCAGCCTCGGCAGTTTCTCGGTGCTCACAATCGTGACGCTGAGCGTCATTATCTATCTTCTGATCGACGGAAAACGGGCTGCCGCGGCATTTGTTTTCCTTGCGATTGCCGGAGGCGGTATTCTCAGCGAATTGCTGAAACATGTTTTTGCGCGGCCGCGGCCGGAGTTGGTGGCGCATCTCGTCGACGTGAAAACAATGAGTTTTCCCAGTGGCCATGCCATGCTGTCGGCGGTGACATTTCTCACACTCGGCGCGTTGTTGACGCGTATTCAAGGCCGCAGGCGGTTGAAAGCCTATCTGCTGTCGCTCGCGATTTTCCTCACGATTCTGGTCGGCCTCAGCCGGCTCTATCTCGGAGTGCATTGGCCGACCGACGTGCTTGCCGGTTGGTGCGCCGGCGCAGCATGGGCGATGGGCTGCTGGTTGCTCGCCACCTGGCTGCAAAGCCGTGGCCAGATCGAAAGCCCTAATGCGAATGGCAAATGA
- a CDS encoding antibiotic biosynthesis monooxygenase family protein, producing the protein MHDGKKNVKPVVARIWRGRVAADRADEYADYLYEHGIRPLEEKALGVQLFREDREADSEFITISYWESIEAMSRFAGDDPTRIHHLPRDPEFLIELPKTVQILAITASSGRTGWG; encoded by the coding sequence ATGCACGATGGAAAAAAGAACGTTAAACCTGTGGTCGCACGAATTTGGCGCGGACGGGTCGCTGCCGATCGAGCCGACGAGTATGCGGACTATCTTTACGAACACGGCATCCGGCCGCTGGAGGAAAAAGCCCTTGGCGTCCAGCTTTTCCGCGAGGATCGGGAGGCCGACAGCGAATTCATCACGATCTCCTACTGGGAGAGTATAGAGGCGATGTCGCGCTTCGCCGGTGACGACCCGACCCGTATCCACCACCTTCCGCGCGATCCGGAATTCCTGATCGAATTGCCGAAGACCGTGCAGATTCTGGCGATCACGGCATCCAGCGGCAGGACCGGATGGGGCTAG
- a CDS encoding methylenetetrahydrofolate reductase, producing MASHNIVHLKDALKSGKFVLTAEITPPVSCDSNDLLEKALPLRGLADAVNVTDGAGARAHMDSLTAATILLQNGIEPILQLTCRDRNRLGLQAALMGAAAVGVRNLLALRGDDPKFGDQPDTKPVFDIDARGLLLTAARMRDAQELPSGKKVGGKPDFFLGAADAPIDPAPDWKPVSLKGKVEAGARFAQTQFCMDAGVLRRYTERLTEEGILPELAMIVGVVPFRSGKSARWIKNKLFGAIVPDAMIERMDTASDPIAEGKAILGDYLLEISEIPGVVGAHIMAPNNDDAVPDVITEFRKRKGK from the coding sequence ATGGCATCCCATAACATCGTGCATCTCAAAGATGCGCTGAAATCCGGTAAATTCGTTCTTACCGCCGAAATCACTCCGCCGGTCTCCTGCGACAGCAACGACCTGCTCGAGAAGGCTCTCCCGCTCCGCGGCCTTGCCGATGCCGTCAACGTCACCGATGGTGCCGGTGCGCGTGCCCACATGGATTCCTTGACGGCGGCCACGATCCTTCTGCAGAATGGGATCGAGCCCATCCTTCAGCTCACATGCCGCGATCGCAATCGGCTCGGTCTGCAGGCGGCGCTGATGGGCGCTGCGGCCGTGGGTGTGCGCAATCTGCTTGCGCTGCGCGGCGACGATCCGAAGTTCGGCGATCAGCCGGATACGAAGCCGGTCTTCGATATCGATGCGCGCGGATTGCTGCTCACGGCTGCGCGGATGCGCGATGCGCAAGAGCTGCCGTCCGGCAAGAAGGTCGGCGGCAAGCCGGATTTCTTTCTGGGCGCGGCCGATGCGCCGATCGATCCCGCACCGGATTGGAAGCCTGTTTCGTTGAAGGGCAAGGTCGAAGCCGGCGCACGTTTTGCACAGACCCAGTTCTGTATGGATGCCGGTGTGCTGCGTCGTTACACCGAACGGCTGACGGAAGAAGGCATTCTGCCCGAACTTGCCATGATCGTCGGCGTGGTTCCGTTCCGCTCTGGAAAATCGGCGCGCTGGATCAAGAACAAGCTGTTTGGCGCGATCGTGCCGGACGCGATGATCGAACGCATGGACACCGCTTCGGATCCGATCGCTGAAGGCAAGGCGATCCTTGGCGATTATCTCCTAGAGATTTCCGAAATACCGGGCGTCGTCGGTGCGCATATCATGGCCCCGAACAACGATGATGCCGTGCCGGACGTCATCACTGAATTCCGCAAGCGCAAAGGCAAGTAA
- a CDS encoding LLM class flavin-dependent oxidoreductase → MLKFGIFDHLDADGLPLGEMLEKRLKLVELMDREGFYGFHMAEHHSTPLGWVPSPSVFVSAAFQRTKRLRVGPLVYVLPMYHPLRVFEEVCMLDHMSNGRMMFGVGRGAAMVEHQRYGIDPAQAPAMYHEAFAVIMKACESDILNFEGKFYNFKDYIVQSKPVQRPHPPIWYGAPNADAVGWAAPNSVNVVSLGPAARARAITDRYRKDWAELGRKGSDIPMMGITRHIVVAPTDAEAKAMARRAYAIWRDAIEMLWKRSGVPFVLSPVYPTTYDELEAIGHGIAGSPSTVRNYIARLHEESGVNYVLAQMMFGDLSHDEAATSVQLFAREVAPAFVERISA, encoded by the coding sequence GTGCTGAAATTCGGAATTTTCGACCATCTCGATGCCGATGGATTGCCGCTTGGTGAGATGCTGGAAAAGCGCCTCAAGCTGGTGGAGTTGATGGACCGTGAAGGTTTTTACGGCTTCCACATGGCTGAGCACCATTCGACGCCGCTTGGCTGGGTGCCATCACCGAGCGTATTCGTCTCGGCGGCATTCCAGCGAACGAAGCGGCTCCGGGTCGGTCCACTTGTTTACGTCTTGCCGATGTATCACCCGCTACGCGTATTCGAAGAAGTCTGCATGCTCGATCATATGAGCAATGGCCGGATGATGTTCGGGGTTGGCCGGGGCGCGGCGATGGTCGAACATCAGCGCTATGGCATCGATCCGGCACAGGCGCCGGCGATGTACCACGAGGCCTTCGCGGTGATCATGAAGGCCTGCGAGTCCGATATCCTGAATTTCGAAGGCAAGTTCTATAACTTCAAGGATTACATCGTTCAGTCCAAGCCTGTTCAGCGTCCACATCCGCCGATCTGGTATGGCGCGCCGAATGCCGATGCGGTCGGTTGGGCGGCGCCGAATTCCGTCAATGTCGTATCGCTTGGACCGGCCGCGCGAGCGCGCGCCATCACCGATCGCTATCGCAAGGATTGGGCCGAGCTTGGCCGCAAGGGATCGGACATCCCGATGATGGGCATCACCCGCCACATCGTCGTCGCGCCGACCGATGCCGAGGCCAAGGCGATGGCAAGGCGCGCTTATGCCATCTGGCGTGACGCGATCGAGATGCTGTGGAAACGCTCCGGCGTGCCGTTCGTGCTGTCACCGGTTTATCCGACGACCTATGACGAACTCGAAGCGATCGGTCATGGGATCGCCGGCTCACCCTCGACCGTCCGCAACTATATCGCGCGTCTGCATGAAGAGAGCGGCGTCAATTATGTGCTGGCACAGATGATGTTTGGCGATTTGTCCCATGATGAGGCTGCGACCTCCGTGCAATTGTTTGCGCGTGAAGTCGCGCCGGCTTTCGTGGAGAGGATTTCGGCATAA
- a CDS encoding class I SAM-dependent methyltransferase, which produces MSGFEDAAWLFTSNVTNRGILGQDFNEAALLWKATRASQGPILEVGRRHGGSTVLLLMASDSRHITSIDSNPRHLPESDKYFQRPEVAKRLTLLTDTTHVPVVGTFGFLFIQGDDTYEGVKADVIAQWDSLQPFGVTQPSVVLHDAVPSNQGENGGSPSHCGVKDVCNELVQYGAAEVIEAAGSSLWLRKLSHLPKAFRGSTPTDVFESAKILIAELRNRREPEKNWNAFRTLIELNCDTVTTTFSSRWLVSICDTYADYAEPKRSRNALLISLLFNMIRVSDSLYESKDIRGDRIDAIKNDQLPLFDGFVTLHLDKQDTFLNLAKRLTKALSDDKLLYGIFVELLERAKRNDNLLSRFAGNSARPDLVLPLNALEIADNYGIR; this is translated from the coding sequence GTGAGCGGTTTTGAGGATGCGGCTTGGTTATTCACGTCCAATGTAACTAACCGCGGGATTCTCGGACAGGACTTCAACGAAGCAGCACTGCTTTGGAAGGCCACGCGCGCTTCGCAAGGACCGATCCTAGAAGTCGGCAGACGCCATGGCGGCTCAACCGTCTTACTGCTCATGGCCAGCGACAGCCGCCACATCACCAGTATCGACAGCAATCCGCGCCACTTGCCCGAGAGCGACAAATACTTTCAACGCCCCGAAGTGGCGAAACGCCTTACTCTGCTGACTGACACTACTCATGTGCCTGTCGTGGGGACTTTCGGCTTCCTGTTTATCCAGGGTGACGACACTTATGAAGGCGTTAAAGCTGATGTGATCGCCCAATGGGACTCTTTGCAGCCTTTTGGAGTCACCCAGCCAAGCGTCGTTCTCCATGATGCCGTCCCGAGCAACCAGGGTGAAAATGGGGGATCGCCCTCTCATTGTGGCGTAAAAGACGTCTGTAACGAACTCGTGCAATACGGAGCCGCAGAGGTCATTGAGGCGGCCGGATCAAGTCTTTGGCTGAGAAAGCTTTCCCACCTGCCGAAAGCATTTCGTGGATCGACCCCCACCGATGTGTTCGAAAGCGCGAAAATACTCATCGCGGAACTTCGAAATCGTCGAGAGCCTGAAAAAAACTGGAATGCATTTCGAACGCTCATAGAACTTAATTGCGATACCGTTACGACGACGTTTTCCTCACGCTGGCTTGTTTCAATCTGCGATACCTACGCCGACTACGCAGAACCAAAGCGCAGCCGTAATGCGCTCCTGATATCCTTGCTATTCAACATGATCCGGGTTTCTGACAGTCTTTACGAATCGAAAGACATTCGCGGCGATCGCATCGATGCCATCAAGAATGATCAGCTCCCGCTATTCGACGGCTTTGTAACCCTGCACCTCGACAAACAAGACACGTTTCTCAACCTCGCCAAACGGCTGACGAAGGCGTTGAGTGATGACAAGCTCCTGTACGGGATTTTTGTCGAACTGTTGGAGCGGGCAAAGCGTAATGACAATTTACTGAGTCGTTTCGCTGGAAACTCAGCGCGGCCGGATTTGGTACTCCCGCTCAACGCGCTAGAGATCGCCGACAATTACGGCATCCGCTGA
- a CDS encoding mandelate racemase/muconate lactonizing enzyme family protein, with the protein MATISSVEIKLVELRFDKPRGGSRVTGVDIVTADIGDSDGATGFGFSYVIGGGAGGLIAGLAQNLADRFLIGKPVADPASHWAEIDKSFNRTGGGPNVIALAALDVANWDLKARREGVPLVRALGGEPGAVPVYASGGFSPDGEIEASADLAQRYAAMGFKGVKPRVNANERDAAVIGAVRRAVRDDVAVMVDANEKGTMETAARLLSCAADLGVTFVEEPLPAGDVLGYRRLGALQGRAPIATGEHLQGLDRFAVAVADGYCSYLQPDLAMAGGLTPCREAARFAAAAGVTVAPHFLPGLFVHLNGAFGGCLFLEDFPLIEEAFEGWPRIDDHGMMAALNEPGHGLRIRH; encoded by the coding sequence ATGGCGACAATCTCCTCGGTTGAGATCAAACTTGTTGAGTTGCGTTTCGACAAACCTCGCGGGGGATCGCGAGTCACAGGGGTGGATATCGTCACCGCCGATATCGGGGACAGCGACGGCGCCACGGGATTCGGGTTCAGCTATGTGATCGGCGGCGGAGCAGGTGGCCTCATTGCCGGCCTCGCTCAAAACCTGGCTGACCGCTTCCTGATCGGCAAACCGGTGGCCGATCCTGCATCACACTGGGCGGAAATCGACAAAAGCTTTAACCGCACCGGCGGCGGTCCCAATGTCATCGCGCTCGCAGCGCTTGATGTTGCAAACTGGGATCTGAAAGCCCGGCGCGAAGGCGTCCCGCTGGTTCGCGCGCTTGGCGGCGAACCGGGCGCGGTTCCGGTCTATGCCAGCGGCGGCTTCAGCCCGGATGGCGAAATCGAGGCCTCTGCCGATCTTGCGCAGCGCTATGCAGCGATGGGGTTTAAGGGCGTGAAACCGCGGGTCAATGCCAACGAACGCGATGCGGCAGTGATCGGGGCCGTGCGTAGAGCGGTCCGCGATGATGTAGCCGTCATGGTCGATGCCAACGAGAAAGGCACGATGGAAACCGCAGCGAGACTGCTTTCCTGCGCGGCGGATCTCGGCGTCACCTTCGTCGAGGAGCCGCTGCCGGCGGGCGACGTACTTGGTTATCGAAGACTCGGCGCGCTACAAGGACGTGCGCCGATCGCGACGGGCGAACATCTACAGGGCCTGGATCGTTTCGCCGTGGCCGTCGCCGATGGCTATTGCAGCTATCTGCAGCCCGACCTGGCGATGGCGGGCGGGTTGACGCCCTGCCGCGAGGCTGCGCGCTTCGCCGCGGCGGCCGGCGTGACCGTTGCGCCGCATTTTCTGCCAGGGTTGTTTGTGCACCTTAATGGTGCGTTCGGTGGTTGCCTCTTTCTGGAGGACTTCCCGCTGATCGAGGAGGCCTTTGAGGGATGGCCGCGTATAGATGACCACGGCATGATGGCGGCGCTGAACGAGCCTGGCCACGGTCTAAGGATCAGGCACTAA
- a CDS encoding fumarylacetoacetate hydrolase family protein → MENPNDLPFWIKVNDETRQQSSTRNLLVGIPELISLASHWYTLYPGDIIMTGTPDGVAPVNCGDVMEAWIDRIGTMRVSVS, encoded by the coding sequence ATCGAAAATCCCAATGACCTGCCATTCTGGATCAAGGTCAATGATGAAACACGTCAGCAATCGTCCACACGCAATCTCTTGGTCGGAATTCCGGAGTTGATCAGTCTGGCGTCCCATTGGTACACGCTGTACCCAGGTGACATCATCATGACCGGAACCCCGGACGGAGTTGCGCCGGTCAATTGCGGCGATGTGATGGAGGCTTGGATCGATCGGATCGGCACGATGCGGGTCAGCGTTTCGTAG
- a CDS encoding IclR family transcriptional regulator domain-containing protein has protein sequence MAGHWDFRSRSPGYGIGSLSIALGLAGLRGLDPLRLALREIPAFAEEVNETIVVSIWGDAGPTVIAIQESRRPITLNVRAGSILPLRRSAAGQIFEAFMPEQLTAPVLERELKATQQQTRSSKHLLPLAEIRRRQMASVKGDLIPGIHVLAAPVFNHMGKLSLVVGILGRQEMLDVDWTCMPALMLKTFTERLLSELGFKPAALSTEK, from the coding sequence ATGGCAGGTCATTGGGATTTTCGATCTCGTTCGCCGGGGTACGGCATCGGTTCGCTTTCGATCGCGCTCGGCCTTGCCGGCCTGCGCGGCCTTGATCCCCTCCGCCTTGCGCTGCGCGAAATTCCCGCCTTTGCCGAGGAAGTAAACGAAACGATCGTGGTGTCGATCTGGGGCGATGCGGGTCCAACGGTCATCGCCATTCAGGAAAGCCGGCGGCCCATCACTTTGAACGTACGTGCCGGTTCAATCCTGCCATTGCGCCGTTCGGCCGCGGGACAGATCTTCGAAGCCTTCATGCCCGAACAACTGACCGCACCTGTTCTTGAACGTGAACTGAAGGCAACCCAGCAGCAGACACGTTCGTCAAAACATCTGCTACCGCTGGCCGAAATCCGCCGCCGACAGATGGCCTCCGTCAAAGGCGATCTGATCCCCGGCATTCACGTGCTTGCCGCACCGGTATTCAATCACATGGGTAAGCTTTCCCTTGTGGTAGGCATATTGGGTCGTCAGGAAATGCTCGATGTCGACTGGACGTGCATGCCTGCTCTGATGCTCAAGACATTCACTGAGCGGCTGTTATCTGAACTCGGCTTCAAGCCGGCAGCGCTCTCGACAGAGAAGTAG
- a CDS encoding Bug family tripartite tricarboxylate transporter substrate binding protein: MKKAVTLCVLALMLAATTVQAQTFPDRPVRFIVPNPAGGSNDGAARTLGQALAEIWPHGVVVENRAGGGGNIGTQAAATSAADGYTFLLTSPGPLTINPSLYKKLPFAPTKDFSPIALVATVPIVLLVNPKVPATNVRELIALAKEKNGQMNFASSGVGSTHHLAAELFKKMTNVRLSHIPYRGAAPAMNDLIAGHVPILFDNLPTVIPHVQSGTVRALAVASPQRLPSLPDVPTFAEAGMPDFEASSWFGLFAPAGTPTDVVAKVIADVKKTLARPDVQKKFEGMGSPVGDLTGDDFAKFLKKETEKWADVIRISGATISE; encoded by the coding sequence ATGAAGAAGGCTGTCACGCTATGCGTGCTGGCGCTTATGCTGGCCGCAACGACGGTGCAGGCGCAGACTTTTCCGGACAGACCAGTCCGTTTCATTGTGCCGAACCCGGCTGGGGGCTCGAATGACGGCGCGGCGCGCACGCTGGGGCAAGCGCTGGCGGAGATTTGGCCGCATGGTGTGGTGGTTGAGAACAGGGCCGGGGGAGGCGGCAACATCGGCACGCAGGCTGCGGCGACGTCTGCCGCCGACGGTTACACCTTTCTACTGACCTCGCCTGGGCCGTTGACCATTAACCCATCTCTGTACAAGAAGCTGCCGTTTGCGCCGACGAAAGACTTCAGCCCGATCGCGCTGGTCGCGACAGTGCCGATCGTCTTGCTCGTCAATCCGAAGGTGCCAGCGACAAACGTCCGCGAGCTGATTGCGCTCGCGAAGGAAAAGAATGGCCAAATGAATTTCGCTTCTTCGGGCGTCGGCTCCACGCACCACTTGGCCGCCGAGCTGTTCAAGAAGATGACGAATGTGCGGCTGTCGCACATACCTTACCGTGGTGCAGCGCCCGCGATGAATGATCTGATTGCAGGGCATGTGCCGATCCTGTTCGACAATCTGCCGACCGTTATTCCGCATGTGCAATCTGGCACCGTGCGTGCGCTTGCCGTTGCGAGTCCGCAGCGGCTGCCATCACTGCCGGACGTGCCGACCTTTGCTGAAGCCGGCATGCCGGACTTCGAGGCTTCGTCATGGTTCGGGTTATTTGCTCCGGCTGGTACACCCACCGACGTGGTTGCCAAGGTCATAGCCGATGTGAAGAAGACCCTCGCTCGTCCGGATGTACAGAAGAAATTTGAGGGAATGGGATCGCCAGTTGGCGATCTAACAGGCGATGACTTTGCGAAATTTCTCAAAAAGGAAACTGAGAAATGGGCTGATGTGATCCGAATTTCGGGGGCGACGATTTCGGAGTGA